The nucleotide window GGGGCGTGCAGCCTGGCCATCTCGACAGCGGTCTGGCCGTTATCGGCCTCGATCACGTTTTCAACGCCAAGCAACTGCACGAGCTGCATTTTGATGACCATACGGAATGCGGGATGGTCGTCGATAACCAGAATAGTTGACATATTTCCAATCCTCCTTAACACACGTTTGGCGATTATTTTTAGCGCCAAGCATCAATACGCGTCTGTGTGCGCGCCACAGTTGCCCGTGGCGTATACAGATACGACACGAACTACACGACGCGATCGACCTCGGGCGCGCCGTTGCCGGTCGCCGGCACCCAAGCTCACTTTTCAATGTAAAGGCCCACTAGGAACCTGCCGCGACAAGTTCGATCTCGACACGGCGATTCGGCGCGAGACATCGCATCAATTGATCGCGCTGCGTTTGCCGGCAATCGACCAGCGGATTCGCACTGCCCCTGCCCTGCGCGGCCATCGGCAAGCGCACGCCACGCGCTCGCAGATAGCGCTCGACCGTGTGTGCGCGTTGCGTGGACAGACCAAGGTTGTACGACTTGTCGCCAAGGCGGTCAGCGTAGCCGGTGATCTTCAGCTGCCGCATGGCGGGAATCTTCTTCAAACGAATGGCCACGTCATTTAACTGGCGTTTGCCCGCGGGCAACATGGCGGCGTCGTCACCGCCGTTGAATTGGAAAAGGGAATCGGTTTTTAGCGTAACCTTTCGCGGCGAATCCGCAGCAGGAACGGAAGCCGGGACACGTGCCGGCGCCGGAGCCAACGTCGGCGTTTTCAACGCCTGCTCGCATTGCAGCGCTGTTTCCGCCGATTGGCGCAAGTTGCCCTGCACTTCGGGCAAGCGTTTCTCAGCATTGGAAAAGCCGCGGCGCCATGCGTCATGCCCGGCCTGCATCAGTTCGACTTCGGCACAAGCGAGCGGCGGCTGCGCTTGCGGACATTGCGCAACCGCGGAATCCGACTTGATGGCATTGACGATTTTCCACAGATCGGGGCGCACGGTGGACACCGTGCGCAGCGCGGGATTGGCGGCGGATAACGGTGTGCCGTTCTCCAGGCTCATGGTGATCATGGCCGCCTGACCGATCGCTTCTTCGACGAAGCCCCAGTGGTCGTTGGCTTGCCGCGCCTGTTGCGCGGCATTGATCCAGCATTGTGCCTTGGCGTGAAAATAGCCGTTCTTGTCGCCCGGCAGCTTATCGAGCCGCGTCTGCAGAAATGCTAGCGCCGCGCTGCTGCTTGCCGCCGGCGCGTAGGTGCTGATCCATTGTGAGTTGACCGCGCCTGCGGCTTCATCCTGCGTGGCGCCGAAACCGCTTTGCAGCAAGGTGGCGTCTTCAACGCCGAGCCGGTCACGCGCGGCGTGGTCCGCGCAAGCGGTCAAGGCGAGCGCGCATACAAGCACCGTTAGCTGGTGTTTCATTGATTCCCCGCGTCGAGCGCATCTTCTTATTGAGGGCTTCGAGTATGAAGAGACGCTGAAGCGCAGGGAATGGGAGCAGTCTTAGATTAACGTCAGAAATTTGTTGATTGACATGCACTGCGAATAAAATTCGTCATCCATCGACGTAGATGTTCAAACCTTGACCGCCCGCGCCGCATTTCGCCCACGCAGCCACTCGAGCGCCAGCAACAGGCTGGTGGAAAAAACAATCAGAATGGTTGCCAGCGCGGCGATGGTCGGGCTGATATTTTCGCGGATACCGGTGAACATCTGTCGGGGCAAGGTAGTTTGATCCGCGCCCGCGAGGAACAGGGTCACGACGACTTCGTCGAATGAAGTCGCGAAAGCGAACAGCGCACCCGAAATCACGCCCGGCGCGATTACCGGCAATGTAATGCGGAAAAACGTCTTCACCGGATTCGCGCCTAGCGACAAACTCGCCCGAACCAGGTTGTAGTTGAAACCCTGCAACGTTGCCGCCACCGTCGTCACGACAAAGGGCACACCGAGCGACGCATGCGCGAGAATCAGGCCGATGTAGGTATTGGCCAAACCAAGCGGCGCAAAAAACAGGTACATGCCGACGCCGACCACCACCACCGGCACGATCATCGGCGAGATCAGGACCGCCATGAGCAGCCCTTTGCCGCGAAAGTTCGCCTTGGTCAGTCCGATCGCCGCCAGCGTGCCGAGCACGGTTGCGACCACCGTTGCCGAGGGCGCGACGATAAAGCTATTCTTGGCGGCCATGCGCCATTCATCGGACGCGATCAGATTCTGATACCAGCGCAGCGACCAGCCCGGAATCGGATACACCAGAAACGTGCTCGACGAAAACGACAGCGGCACGATCGCCAGCACCGGCAAGATGAGATACAGCAGCGTGAGCACGGCCAACGCACGCAGCGCGAAATACCACACGCGCTCGACGAAAGACGTATGCGGCGCGAACAAAGGCTTGGCAAGTTTCATCGCAATGACTCCGTTCAGCCGAGGCTCAGTGACGAACGCGTGAAGCGCCCGTAAATGACGTACAGCACGAGCGTCGCGGCGAGCAGCAGACCGCCGAGCGCGCACGCCATGCCCCAATTGATCGTCACGTTGGTGAAATACGCGACGTAGTAGCTGACCATCTGATCGTTCGGACCGCCGAGCAAGGCCGGCGTGATGTAGTAGCCAATCGCCAGAATGAACACCAGCAGTGCGCCCGCACCGATGCCCGGATAGGTCTGCGGCACGTACACGCGCCAGAACGCGGCGAACGGATGGCTGCCGAGCGAGACCGCGGCGCGCTGATAGGTGGGCGGGATCGACTTCATCACGCTATAGAGCGGCAGAATCATGAACGGCAGCAGAATGTGCGTCATCGAAATGTAGACGCCGGTGCGGTTGAACAGCAGCGACAGTGGATCGTGCAACAGCCCGCTGCCTATCAGCGCCTTGTTCACCAGCCCTTCGCTTTGCAGAATCACGATCCACGCCGCGACGCGCACGAGGATCGAGGTCCAGAACGGAATCAGCACGAGAATCATCACCAGATTCGCGCGACGTTCGGACAGTGTCGAAATCCAGTAGGCGAGCGGATAGCCGAGCAATAGCGCGAAGAACGTCACCGCCGCGCCGATCACGAAGGTGCGGCTGAACACGGCGAGATAAATCTGTTGATCCGGATCGGTCGGAATGATGTGGCCGAACGCGTCCTGTTTGTGGTCCAGCGAGGCCAGCAGATAAAACGGTGAATACTTGCCGGAATTTTTCGCAATGGCTTGCCAGTACGCGACGTCGTTCCAGCGTTCGTCCAGTTCGACGAATTTCGCATGAACCTGCGCGGGTGTCAGTTGCAAGGGCTTGCTGTTGTCGTCGACGAACGGCATGGCACGCGCGGACTTGGCGACCAGCGAACGGTAACCGGGAATCTCGACGTTCAGGCGTCGCGCGAGTGCGCCCAATCCGTCGCTGTCGGCGATGGCGGCGAGATCGACAGCCAGCGCGGTATAGGCGGTATCCGGCGGCGGCGTCTTGCGATCCCACGCGCTCAGCGACGCCAGTGTATGGGGCAGCGCGTTGACGACTTCGGGATTTTGCGCGGCGCGCGTGAGCAGCGCGCCGATCGGCACGACAAAAATCAGCAGCAGAAAAATCGCGAGCGGCGCGATCAGCAGCAGGGCCATGGCCCGCTTTCTTGATTCGGCAGCCTTCAGCTCGCGCTTGAGTCGGCCACTTGATTCAGGCGTCGAATCGGCAGCGATGGTCATCGTAGTCACACCGTCTCCTTGACGACCCGAGTCAGCGCTTCAGCGCTGACTCGGGTCCCACGCATCACCGCGCGCACATCGCTACCGCACGTGCGCGCGTCATTTCGCATCCAGAGGGCGCGGCTTCCAATAACAGCCGCGCCATCCCGCACAACGCTAACTACTTCGAAGCCCACGACGAAAACCGCTGCTCCAGTTCATCGCCATGGTCGGTCCAGAACGCCAGGTTCTGCAGCACCGCATTTTTCCCGTTAGCCGGCGAGTTCGGCAGATTCGCAAGCGTCTTCGGATCGAGCGCCTTGATCGCCGCCACATTCACCGGACCGTACGCGATGTTGTGCGCGTAGTCCTGTTGTGGCTTCGACGAAATCGAATAGGCGATGTATTTCTCGGCCAACGCCTTGTTCGGCGTGCCCTTCGGAATCGCCCAATAGTCGAGGTCGTAGATGCTGCCGTTCCACACCACCTTCAGGTTCTTGCCTTCCTTCTGCGCGGCGTCGATCCGGCCGTTGTACGCGGTGGACATCACCACGTCGCCCGCGACGAGGAATTGCGGCGGCTGCGCGCCCGCTTCCCACCACTGGATGTTCGGCTTCAGTTCGTCGAGCTTCTTGAACGCCCGGTCCTGGCCTTCCTTGGTGGCGAGCACCTTGTAGACGTCCTTCGGCGGCACGCCGTCGGCCATCAACGCGAATTCGAGGTTGTAGCGCGCGCCCTTGCGCATTGCGCGCTTGCCCGGGATTTTCTTGACGTCCCAGAAATCGGCCCAGCCGGTCGGCGCCGTTTTCAGCTTGTCGGCGTTGTACGCAAGTGCCGTCGACCACACGAAGAAGCCCACGCCACAGGTTTGCGGCGCTTCGGGAATCAGATCCGACTTCTTGCCGATCTTCGACCAGTCGAGTTTCTCGTACAGCCCTTCATCACAACCACGGCCGATATCGCCCGATTCGACTTCCACCACATCCCAGTTCACATGCTTGGCCTCGACCATCGCCTTCACTTTGGCCTGCTCGCCGTTGTATTCGACGGCGGTGACCTTGTTGCTGGACTCTTTTTCGAACGGCTGGTTGAATGCAACCTTTTGCGCGTCGCCATTCGCGCCGCCGAAATTGACAACCGTCAGTTCGGCTGCATTGACTTGCGCGGCGCCCAGCGCGAGCGCCACAGCACCGACAGCGATGGCGCAGCGCGATTTCCCGATCTTGCTCATGGTGTGTTGCTCTCCTTTGGTGGTGTGCTTCAGGCTACGTAGTGCGACTTTGTTATGTGCTGCTTGATCCGACCTGCCTGCATTGAACACTTTCAGTGTTCGACACATTCACGCCCCTGCAAAAACCCGCAGATGCTCGGGTGCGAACTCGAGTGCGACCGGCGCGCCGGGCGCGAAGGTGTCGAGCACGCCGGTGCCGAGCGGCACCTTCACGAAGCACTCGTCCTGTTGCGGCAGACCGCAACGCATGCGCACGTGGTCGCCGAAATAGATCAGCCCGCGCGCTTCACCGGCGAGCGCATTGGCGCCCGGCCGCGACGAGCCATTGGCCAGCTTCATGCGCTCGGGCCGGATGCACGCGACCGCCGGCGTGCCCGCCCGCGCGCCGCCGATATTGCGGCCGGTGAGGCGCGTGCCGTCGATCAGATGAAATTCGCAATACTCGCCGTCGACATTCGCGATCGTGCCGCGCAGCTTGTTGCTGTCGCCGATGAAGTTCGCCACGAACTCATTGCACGGCGATTCGTACAGACGATCCACGGTGTCGAGTTGCTGCACGATGCCTTTATCGAACACGGCAACACGATCGGACATGGTCAGCGCCTCGCCCTGATCGTGCGTGACGTACACGAACGTAACGCCGAGTTTCTCGTGCAGTGATTTAAGTTCGTACTGCATGTGTTCGCGCAACTGTTTGTCCAGCGCGCCGAGCGGTTCGTCCATCAGCACGAGCTTCGGCTCGAACACCAGCGCACGGGCGAGCGCGATACGCTGCTGCTGGCCACCGGAAAGCTGCGCCGGATAGCGCTTCGCGAAGCTCTCCATGCGCACCATCTTGAGCGCGTTATGCGTGCGGTGCGCGCGCTCATCCGCCGAAATCTTGCGCACGGTCAGCGGATATGCGACGTTCTGCTCCACCGTCAGATGCGGGAACAGCGCGTAGTTCTGAAACACCATGCCGATGTTGCGCTTATGCGGCGGCACGGTATTGAGCAGCGTGCCATCCAGCCAGATTTCGCCGCCCGTGGGAAATTCGAAACCCGCCAGCATCATCAGACAGGTGGTCTTGCCCGAACCGGACGGCCCGAGCAGCGTCAGGAATTCGCCCTGATAGATATCCAGATCGAGCTGTTTGACGACCAGCGTTTCGCCGTCGTAGGTCTTGCGCACACCTCGAAAGCTGACGATCACGTCTTCGGTTTTCATCGTCCAAGTCTCCTCTGCTGTCCGGCTGGCTCCCCCTGCAAAGCAGCGGGATTGCATCAATTGCGTGGCTCACTATAGACCGTTACGGTTCTACAATATGGAACCATTTCATTATTCCGGATAGAACCACTTGGACACCGTGATTTTGTCGGATTGGCTCGCCGCGCGGCTCGACCGCGCGGCCGCCGAACCGGTCTACCGGCAGACGTTGCGGCTCATGCAGCAGGCCATTCTGACCGGCCAGCTGCCGCCGGGCACCAAGCTGCCCAGTTCGCGCACGCTCGCCGAAGACCTCGGCATTGCGCGCAACACGGTGCTGCACGTCTACGACCAGTTGACCGCCGAAGGCTATGTGATCTCGACCACCGGCAGCGGCACCTATGTCGCCGACACGCGTCCGGACGCGGCCGCCGTGAACATGCGCAGGAAGCCGGCGGTGGCGAGCGTCGATAAAGAAGACAGTACGACCAGGGAAACTCCCAAGCCGCCAAAGCGCGATCTCGGCGACCTGTCGACTCGCGGACGGCGTCTGATCGACAAAGCCGGCGTTTCCGCCAAACAGTGGGGCGCGTTCATGCCGGGCGTGCCCGACGTCGCGGAATTCCCGGCGCGCACGTGGAGCCGGCTGCAGGCGCGTTTGTGGAAGGAAGCCAATCCCGATCTGCTCACCTACGCGCCCGGCGGCGGCTACCGGCCGCTGCGGCGGGCGTTGTCGGATTACCTGCGCGTGGCGCGCTCGGTGAATTGCACGCCGGATCAGATCATCATCACCACGGGCATCCATCAGTCGATCGATCTCGCGGTGCGCCTGTTGACCGATGTCGGCGACCGCGCGTGGGTGGAAGAACCGTGCTATTGGGGCGCGCGCAGTGTGTTGCAGTCATCGGGGATTACCCTCGTGCCGGTGCCGGTGGACGACGAAGGCCTGAATCCGCGCGAACAGGATCTGCAGCAGCCGCCACGACTCGCGCTCGTCACGCCGTCGCACCAATATCCGCTCGGCATGGTGATGAGCCTCGCGCGCCGCCGCACGCTGCTCGAATACGCGCGCCAGCACAACGTGTGGATCATCGAGGACGACTACGACAGCGAGTTCCGCTATGGCAGCCGTCCGCTCGCCTCGCTGCAAGGACTCGACGACGCCGGCCAGGTGATCTACGTCGGCAGTTTGGGGAAGATGCTGTTTCCGGGCTTGCGGATCGGCTACATGATCGCGCCGGAGCATCTGGTGGACACGTTCCGCACCGGCGTGGCCGAGTTGTACCGCGAAGGTCAATTGATGCAGCAGGCGGTGATGACCGACTTCATCATGGACGGGCACCTCACGTCGCACGTCCGGCGCATGCGTGCGCTATACGGCGAACGCCGGCAGATTCTGATCGACGCCATCACCGCGCGTTTCGGCAGCGAACTGCCGGTGATGGGCGACGAGGCCGGCCTGCACCTGGTGCTCGGCCTGCCGGATCACGCCAACGATCGCGCGGTGACGGCCGCGGCTTATGACGCCGGCGTGATCGTGCGTCCGCTCGCGAGCTATTACAGCAGCGATACGCCCGCGCGGCGCGGACTGCTTCTTGGTTATGCGTGTGTGCCGAACGACAAGATCGGTCCCGCGTTCGACACGCTCGCGCGCGTAATCGAACAAACCGCCTTGAAGGCGCCGACGCGCGCCGCCTGAACGCGCACTCACTTCAAACCGAAGTCGACTCGCGTCGTCGCGCCCTTGTCCTTGATGCCGTCGGCGTTCAGCTTCGGCGCGACGATAAATACGCGGCTGCTGTCGATCTTGCCGTCCAGATACTGCTGCACGCTCTGCGCCCGCTGTTGTGCGAGCTGGCGCAGGCTGGCATCGTCGATCGGTGCGTTGGCGGCGAGCGCGCTCTTCATTTCGTCGTCCGGCAAACTCTTGGTCAAGCCGACAAAATTGCGCGGCTTCTTGAAGTCCGCCGACTTGTACGCCTTGCTCAGATACTTGTCGTACTCCTTCGGGTCGACGGTGACGGTCGACAGATCGACACTCTCGCCGTTACCCACCACGTCCTTGATCTTCTGCTGCTTGACGAGGCGGTCCACGTAGCCGGTACGCAACGCGGGTTCGTCGACGGCCGGATCGACGCGGCCGATCAGATCCATGCGGATCGACGGTTTGTCGCTCAGCGCCTTCACGATCGTGTCGAGTTTCTGGGTGTCGGCGTCCGTGAGTTTCGCCGAGCCGGGTTCGAACTCGACATAGCCCAACTCCTCGCCACTGCCGCCGAACGCGTTGGCGATCAGCGAGAACGGCGCGGTCACCGCCTTCTGCAGCAGATTGAGCACGGCATGCCAGATCAGGCCGCCAATACTGAACTCGGGATTCGACAGCGAGCCCGACACCGGCAGGTTCACGTCGATTTCGCCACGCGAGTTTTTCAACAACGAGATCGCGAGACGCACGGGTAGTTTGGTCGCCGTATCGTTGTCGACGTGATCGCCGAACGTGAGCTGGTCGATGAAAATGTGATTGTTCGCGTCCAGCTGGTCGTTCGCCAGCTTGTAGTGCAGATCGACGTTCAGCTTGCCCTTGGTGATCGGATAGCCGGCATATTTCGCCGAATACGGCGTGAGATTGGTCAGTTCGATATCGTGCGCGACCGCGGTCAGATCGAGCGCCGGCTTCGCAATCAGCGGATTGACGGTGCCGCGAATCGACAGCGGGCCATTGGCCGCCAGTTTCGCGGCGATGTCGACCGGCGCGGGCGTGGTCGACTGCGTGCCGAACGCGCCAACCGTGCCCTGAATGCCGACCAGGTTCGCCGTGAAATTCGGCTTGATGAAGTTGTCCGTGTACGTCACGCGGCCCTGTTGCAGCACCAGTTGACCGAAGTGCAGCTTGACCGGGCTTTGCGGCGGCGCGGCAGCCGTCACCGTGGCAGCCGACCCAGCCGACGAAGCCGGCGCAGACGCGGCCGCGACCGTCGACGCTGCTTGCGGCGTCAACGGCACCGGCTCAGCGCCGCTCTTGTCGCGCGTCAACGATTGCGCGGCGCCGCTTTCATGCGCGACGACGTCCTTGAGGTTGAGCTTGCCCTGCGCGTCGAGCAGCACGCGTCCGTAGAACTTCGTGAACGTGACGCGCCCCGCGTCGACCACCGTGCCGTGCTCATCGTAATCGGCTTTCAGGTTGGACAACGCAAGCGAGCCCCATCCCGCGAATGGATCGGAGGTCGCCTTGTCGAGCATGCGGACTTCGACCAGCGCCACGTCGCCGTGGTAGGTCGCTTTCAGCGACTTCGCCTGATTCACCGCGAGGTCGCCGCTCGCGTTGAGCAGCGCGCTCGCGATCACCGCATTCAGCTTGCTGCCGAAATACGGTTCGAAGGCCGCCGCGTCGAGCCGGTTGGCGTTGACCTTGACGGCCACCTTGAGCGGCGTTGCCGTGACATCGCCCTTGACGCCGAGTGTGCCCTTCTTGTTCAGTGTGGCCTGCAGATCGACCGGCAGCGCGCGGCTCAGGTCGTCGCTAATGTTCTGCACCTTCAGTTGCAGCGGCGCGATGTTCAGTTTCACCGGCTGCGGCGTGGTGTTGTCGGTGAAATTGGCGGTGGCGTCCTTGAGCGTCAGCTCGCCGAGCTTGTAGTGCCATGCGGGCCCTTCCGCCTGCGCCTTCTTGACCGCGTGGATCGCGGTGCGCCGCGACGCGGCTTCATGCTGGCCGGCAAGCGCGGCGAGGTTGATGCTGCCGTCTTTCAGACGCTGCGCGTCGACCGCGAGGCCGGTCGTGTCGACGCTGGCGATCTCCGCGGTGCGCGCCGCCACGTCCACCTGTTTGAGCTTCACGCTGCCTTGCGCGAGCGAGATCAGCGGATCCTTGCTGTCGCGCGTCGCGACTTTCAGCGATTGCAGGTCCAGTTGTGAATCGGTGACCATCACCGCCACCGGCGACTTCGACCAGTTCGCGCCGATATTGGCGGTGGCGGAAAGCGCGCCGTCCGTGACCTGCGCGACGGTCGCGGTGTCGATATACGGTTGCAACAGCGGCAGCTTCAACGATTTCACATCCAGCTTCGCGCTCGCCGTCTTCGCCACGAGGCCGAACGCGCCGGCCACGCCGAGCGAGCCGCCGGCGTTCTTGAAATCGGTGTTCAGCGTGTAGTGCGCGGGCGTTGTGGCGAGTGTCGAGAAATCGGTCAACGTCACGGCCAGTTTTTGCAGGCCGACGTCGACGGGCCGCGAGGCGGCGTTGTCGTGGACGTTCACCGTGCCGTCATTGAGCACGAAGCGTTTGATCGACAGATCCAGCGGCGGCGCCGTCTTTTCGGTGGCGCTCGAACCGGATGCCGCAAGCGGCGCGCTCGCGGCCGGTCGCGCCGCGGTCGCCCCGGATGCCGGCGCGGGCGCGAACATCTTCTCGACGCTCACCACACCGTCTTTATCGCGCGCGAGATTGGCAGTGGGCGCGTCGATGCGGATCTCTTCGAAGTGATAGAGGCTCTTCAACGGTTCGAGCGTCGCGACGGCTACATGCACCGCGCGCGCCGCGAAGAACGGCGCCTTGCTCTGGTCCTGCACGTCCACGTCGTTCATATCGACGGTGCCCGCCACGCGCAGCGAAGGCGCGTCGTTGGACACCACGAAGTTGAGCTTGAGATCGGTGGACAGCTTGCCGGACTGCACGATCACCGGCAGCTTGGTCGGCACGTAGGACATGAGACGCGGCACGTCGAGACCCTCGAAGCGCAACGACACTTCCGACTCCCGCGACGCGGCAAACGGCTTGGTCCTGCCGTCGATGGCAAGCGGACTGCCGTCGATCCGCGCACGCAGCAACGGCTCGACGAAGATATCGGTTTTCGACGGCAGCGTGGCGATGAACGGAATGCCGAGCTTCCACTGATCGATCACGTGCGTCGCGCCGAGCAGCTTGTCGTCGAACGTGATCTGGCCGTTTTCGAGGCGAATGTTCGAGACGGAGAACAGCGTAGGTTTGCTATCGGGCTTGGCCGGCTGCTTCGAGAATTTCTCGATCAGGTCGGTGAAATTGAAGCGTTGCGCATCGTAGCGAACAATGTGAAAGCGCGGCGAATCGAGCTGCACTTCGTCGATGATCGGCGCCGCGCGAAACAGCGAACTCCATGACGGCTGCACGATGAGCCGCGAGATATCCACGAAGTCGCCCGCGCCGCCGCGCTCGCCAATATGCACACGATCGGCCTCGAGCTTGAGCGTGTACGGATTGAGCGCAATGCGGCCGATGGTGGCGGGGCGGTCGAGTTGTTTGCTGAGCTGTTGCTCGGCGATGTGGCGAATCAGCGGCGGCGCCGCGAAGAAGCCCAGCAGACCAAACAGTACAACGAAGATCAGCAGACCGGTAACGACACGCCGGGTACGGCGTGACTGCGCGACATCGCGCACGGTCTGCATGGACGAGGCTAGTGATGCTTTATTGAGGCTTGCCATGCTCGGTTTTGGGTAATGCGGCGGCAAGCCCGCCGCGAAAACGAAAATCCCGCAAGCGGCAGTATAAGTCGTGAATCTTTCGTCGGATATAAATGTAAGCCGGGGCTTACACATTACTCCGCGCGATAGCGTCGTATGTCCGCCGGGTTGAAGCGGCGGGCATGTTTTGCTCGGTGCGTTGCGCGGTCGGTTACCGATGCGCCGCTGTCACGTCACCGACACGTAGGCCGGTATCACTGACGCACGACGGCTGGCGGCTGCCAGCTACCGTCGGTAGCTTGCGGCTTGGGCGCGTACAAACGCAGCACGAGTTGCAGATCGGCGCGCGGCGCCGGCAGCCAGTT belongs to Paraburkholderia sp. FT54 and includes:
- a CDS encoding ABC transporter ATP-binding protein — translated: MKTEDVIVSFRGVRKTYDGETLVVKQLDLDIYQGEFLTLLGPSGSGKTTCLMMLAGFEFPTGGEIWLDGTLLNTVPPHKRNIGMVFQNYALFPHLTVEQNVAYPLTVRKISADERAHRTHNALKMVRMESFAKRYPAQLSGGQQQRIALARALVFEPKLVLMDEPLGALDKQLREHMQYELKSLHEKLGVTFVYVTHDQGEALTMSDRVAVFDKGIVQQLDTVDRLYESPCNEFVANFIGDSNKLRGTIANVDGEYCEFHLIDGTRLTGRNIGGARAGTPAVACIRPERMKLANGSSRPGANALAGEARGLIYFGDHVRMRCGLPQQDECFVKVPLGTGVLDTFAPGAPVALEFAPEHLRVFAGA
- a CDS encoding DUF748 domain-containing protein: MASLNKASLASSMQTVRDVAQSRRTRRVVTGLLIFVVLFGLLGFFAAPPLIRHIAEQQLSKQLDRPATIGRIALNPYTLKLEADRVHIGERGGAGDFVDISRLIVQPSWSSLFRAAPIIDEVQLDSPRFHIVRYDAQRFNFTDLIEKFSKQPAKPDSKPTLFSVSNIRLENGQITFDDKLLGATHVIDQWKLGIPFIATLPSKTDIFVEPLLRARIDGSPLAIDGRTKPFAASRESEVSLRFEGLDVPRLMSYVPTKLPVIVQSGKLSTDLKLNFVVSNDAPSLRVAGTVDMNDVDVQDQSKAPFFAARAVHVAVATLEPLKSLYHFEEIRIDAPTANLARDKDGVVSVEKMFAPAPASGATAARPAASAPLAASGSSATEKTAPPLDLSIKRFVLNDGTVNVHDNAASRPVDVGLQKLAVTLTDFSTLATTPAHYTLNTDFKNAGGSLGVAGAFGLVAKTASAKLDVKSLKLPLLQPYIDTATVAQVTDGALSATANIGANWSKSPVAVMVTDSQLDLQSLKVATRDSKDPLISLAQGSVKLKQVDVAARTAEIASVDTTGLAVDAQRLKDGSINLAALAGQHEAASRRTAIHAVKKAQAEGPAWHYKLGELTLKDATANFTDNTTPQPVKLNIAPLQLKVQNISDDLSRALPVDLQATLNKKGTLGVKGDVTATPLKVAVKVNANRLDAAAFEPYFGSKLNAVIASALLNASGDLAVNQAKSLKATYHGDVALVEVRMLDKATSDPFAGWGSLALSNLKADYDEHGTVVDAGRVTFTKFYGRVLLDAQGKLNLKDVVAHESGAAQSLTRDKSGAEPVPLTPQAASTVAAASAPASSAGSAATVTAAAPPQSPVKLHFGQLVLQQGRVTYTDNFIKPNFTANLVGIQGTVGAFGTQSTTPAPVDIAAKLAANGPLSIRGTVNPLIAKPALDLTAVAHDIELTNLTPYSAKYAGYPITKGKLNVDLHYKLANDQLDANNHIFIDQLTFGDHVDNDTATKLPVRLAISLLKNSRGEIDVNLPVSGSLSNPEFSIGGLIWHAVLNLLQKAVTAPFSLIANAFGGSGEELGYVEFEPGSAKLTDADTQKLDTIVKALSDKPSIRMDLIGRVDPAVDEPALRTGYVDRLVKQQKIKDVVGNGESVDLSTVTVDPKEYDKYLSKAYKSADFKKPRNFVGLTKSLPDDEMKSALAANAPIDDASLRQLAQQRAQSVQQYLDGKIDSSRVFIVAPKLNADGIKDKGATTRVDFGLK
- a CDS encoding ABC transporter substrate-binding protein, with product MSKIGKSRCAIAVGAVALALGAAQVNAAELTVVNFGGANGDAQKVAFNQPFEKESSNKVTAVEYNGEQAKVKAMVEAKHVNWDVVEVESGDIGRGCDEGLYEKLDWSKIGKKSDLIPEAPQTCGVGFFVWSTALAYNADKLKTAPTGWADFWDVKKIPGKRAMRKGARYNLEFALMADGVPPKDVYKVLATKEGQDRAFKKLDELKPNIQWWEAGAQPPQFLVAGDVVMSTAYNGRIDAAQKEGKNLKVVWNGSIYDLDYWAIPKGTPNKALAEKYIAYSISSKPQQDYAHNIAYGPVNVAAIKALDPKTLANLPNSPANGKNAVLQNLAFWTDHGDELEQRFSSWASK
- a CDS encoding PLP-dependent aminotransferase family protein; the protein is MDTVILSDWLAARLDRAAAEPVYRQTLRLMQQAILTGQLPPGTKLPSSRTLAEDLGIARNTVLHVYDQLTAEGYVISTTGSGTYVADTRPDAAAVNMRRKPAVASVDKEDSTTRETPKPPKRDLGDLSTRGRRLIDKAGVSAKQWGAFMPGVPDVAEFPARTWSRLQARLWKEANPDLLTYAPGGGYRPLRRALSDYLRVARSVNCTPDQIIITTGIHQSIDLAVRLLTDVGDRAWVEEPCYWGARSVLQSSGITLVPVPVDDEGLNPREQDLQQPPRLALVTPSHQYPLGMVMSLARRRTLLEYARQHNVWIIEDDYDSEFRYGSRPLASLQGLDDAGQVIYVGSLGKMLFPGLRIGYMIAPEHLVDTFRTGVAELYREGQLMQQAVMTDFIMDGHLTSHVRRMRALYGERRQILIDAITARFGSELPVMGDEAGLHLVLGLPDHANDRAVTAAAYDAGVIVRPLASYYSSDTPARRGLLLGYACVPNDKIGPAFDTLARVIEQTALKAPTRAA
- a CDS encoding ABC transporter permease, coding for MKLAKPLFAPHTSFVERVWYFALRALAVLTLLYLILPVLAIVPLSFSSSTFLVYPIPGWSLRWYQNLIASDEWRMAAKNSFIVAPSATVVATVLGTLAAIGLTKANFRGKGLLMAVLISPMIVPVVVVGVGMYLFFAPLGLANTYIGLILAHASLGVPFVVTTVAATLQGFNYNLVRASLSLGANPVKTFFRITLPVIAPGVISGALFAFATSFDEVVVTLFLAGADQTTLPRQMFTGIRENISPTIAALATILIVFSTSLLLALEWLRGRNAARAVKV
- a CDS encoding ABC transporter permease, producing the protein MTIAADSTPESSGRLKRELKAAESRKRAMALLLIAPLAIFLLLIFVVPIGALLTRAAQNPEVVNALPHTLASLSAWDRKTPPPDTAYTALAVDLAAIADSDGLGALARRLNVEIPGYRSLVAKSARAMPFVDDNSKPLQLTPAQVHAKFVELDERWNDVAYWQAIAKNSGKYSPFYLLASLDHKQDAFGHIIPTDPDQQIYLAVFSRTFVIGAAVTFFALLLGYPLAYWISTLSERRANLVMILVLIPFWTSILVRVAAWIVILQSEGLVNKALIGSGLLHDPLSLLFNRTGVYISMTHILLPFMILPLYSVMKSIPPTYQRAAVSLGSHPFAAFWRVYVPQTYPGIGAGALLVFILAIGYYITPALLGGPNDQMVSYYVAYFTNVTINWGMACALGGLLLAATLVLYVIYGRFTRSSLSLG
- a CDS encoding OmpA family protein — translated: MKHQLTVLVCALALTACADHAARDRLGVEDATLLQSGFGATQDEAAGAVNSQWISTYAPAASSSAALAFLQTRLDKLPGDKNGYFHAKAQCWINAAQQARQANDHWGFVEEAIGQAAMITMSLENGTPLSAANPALRTVSTVRPDLWKIVNAIKSDSAVAQCPQAQPPLACAEVELMQAGHDAWRRGFSNAEKRLPEVQGNLRQSAETALQCEQALKTPTLAPAPARVPASVPAADSPRKVTLKTDSLFQFNGGDDAAMLPAGKRQLNDVAIRLKKIPAMRQLKITGYADRLGDKSYNLGLSTQRAHTVERYLRARGVRLPMAAQGRGSANPLVDCRQTQRDQLMRCLAPNRRVEIELVAAGS